In one window of Tellurirhabdus rosea DNA:
- a CDS encoding acyloxyacyl hydrolase — MLLRNQALTVLLGWLLPYCPAFAEADSTEIGRRLTVKTHLAFGTLQETAPGASRSPFGLEVEYGRVSTRRGAWEHGNCFSYVGAYASFYDFGHPKVLGRTVGAGLYYEPMLWHRPRTQVGVRLSAGMTYLNRVYNEQTNPLNRSFSMPVSFLIGAGLHFRQRLNDKWNLVLSGNYHHISNGGTRQPNRGLNVRTLSVGMEYQWRRPVYPSTRQWRRAAPVARWMNRAQVFTSVRVMPADDEHDERVFPVLGTAIYSGYHLTRQHALSAGLELVDDRFFREELRRNQNPADHKQATLLAGYEYWHGRFVLTAHMAWNFYRPRGYNFKLWQRYTLLYRFPSGLNLGAGIKADGEVTKGFSAVAGWNF, encoded by the coding sequence ATGTTACTAAGAAATCAGGCTTTGACGGTCCTTCTGGGCTGGCTTCTGCCGTACTGTCCGGCGTTTGCGGAGGCGGACAGCACGGAAATCGGACGTCGGCTGACGGTCAAAACGCACCTGGCCTTCGGGACGCTCCAGGAAACGGCACCGGGCGCGAGCCGGTCACCTTTTGGCCTGGAAGTGGAATACGGCCGGGTGAGCACCCGGCGCGGTGCCTGGGAGCACGGCAACTGTTTTTCGTACGTGGGGGCTTACGCCAGTTTCTACGATTTTGGCCACCCGAAGGTGCTGGGCCGTACCGTCGGGGCAGGATTATACTACGAACCTATGCTCTGGCATCGGCCCCGGACCCAGGTCGGCGTCCGGCTTTCGGCAGGCATGACGTATCTCAACAGGGTTTACAACGAGCAGACAAATCCGCTGAACCGCTCGTTCAGCATGCCCGTCAGTTTTCTGATCGGGGCGGGGCTGCACTTCCGGCAACGGCTCAATGACAAATGGAATCTTGTTCTTTCGGGAAACTACCACCACATCTCGAACGGCGGCACCCGGCAGCCCAACCGGGGTCTGAACGTCCGGACTTTATCGGTGGGAATGGAATACCAGTGGCGGCGGCCCGTTTACCCGTCTACCCGGCAATGGCGGCGGGCGGCTCCGGTGGCTCGCTGGATGAACCGGGCGCAGGTGTTTACATCCGTGCGGGTGATGCCGGCTGATGATGAGCACGACGAACGCGTTTTTCCGGTGCTGGGGACGGCCATTTACAGCGGCTACCACCTGACCCGCCAGCACGCCCTGTCGGCGGGCCTCGAACTGGTCGATGATCGTTTTTTTCGGGAAGAGCTTCGCCGGAATCAGAACCCGGCCGACCACAAGCAGGCTACGCTACTGGCCGGCTACGAATACTGGCACGGCCGTTTTGTCCTGACTGCGCACATGGCCTGGAATTTCTACCGGCCCCGCGGCTACAATTTCAAACTCTGGCAACGCTACACCCTGCTCTACCGTTTTCCCAGCGGCCTGAACCTCGGCGCCGGCATCAAAGCCGACGGAGAAGTAACGAAAGGCTTCTCCGCCGTAGCGGGATGGAATTTTTAA
- a CDS encoding glycoside hydrolase family 13 protein — protein MKNWWKEAVVYQIYPRSFQDSNGDGIGDLRGIIRRLDYLQQLGIDVIWLSPHYQSPNDDNGYDISDYEAVMTDFGTMADFDGLLAGIHERGMKLVIDLVVNHSSDEHRWFQESRKSRENPFRDFYIWKPGRDGNPPNNWLSFFSGPAWEYDAATDEYYLHLFSRKQPDLNWDNPALRQEIYRMMRFWLDKGVDGFRMDVIAFISKDQSFPDYPEGRFGDLTIYANGPRIHEFLGEMNQEVLSKYDCMTVGEAFGVAAEQANLYVGRDRGELNMIFHFDHAVPREEERFLDPAPEFRLSELRKIFDKWDKAVGREGWNSVYFGNHDNPRMVSRFGDEGPLREVSAKMLATILLTQRGTPYIFQGDEIGMKNSDFRSIDEYNDIQVRNAWKALVERGGGDAGQFLAAANRIARDHARTPMPWDDGPMAGFTDGPATWLKLNPDFGEINVRKAVSDPESVWHYYRKLIQLRKQHPALIYGDYTDLNPVSDEVFAYTRTLDREIVLVVVNFVGQPVEIDLGGILVAAQKTLLMANYPVAADASPELAFALRPFEARVYRI, from the coding sequence ATGAAAAACTGGTGGAAAGAAGCCGTTGTCTATCAAATATATCCCCGTAGTTTTCAGGATTCCAACGGCGACGGGATCGGCGACCTGCGCGGCATCATCCGCCGCCTCGACTATCTCCAGCAACTCGGCATCGACGTCATCTGGCTCAGTCCGCATTACCAGTCGCCCAACGACGACAACGGCTACGACATTTCGGATTACGAAGCCGTCATGACCGACTTCGGAACGATGGCTGACTTCGACGGGCTGCTGGCGGGCATCCACGAGCGGGGCATGAAGCTGGTCATTGATCTGGTGGTCAACCACTCGTCCGATGAGCACCGCTGGTTTCAGGAATCGCGGAAGAGCAGGGAAAACCCGTTTCGGGATTTTTACATCTGGAAACCGGGCCGCGACGGCAATCCGCCCAACAACTGGCTTTCGTTTTTTTCGGGCCCGGCCTGGGAGTACGACGCGGCTACGGATGAATATTACCTCCACCTTTTTTCCCGAAAACAACCCGACCTGAACTGGGATAATCCGGCCCTGCGGCAGGAAATCTACCGGATGATGCGCTTCTGGCTCGACAAGGGCGTGGACGGTTTCCGGATGGACGTAATTGCCTTTATTTCCAAAGACCAATCGTTTCCGGACTATCCCGAAGGCCGTTTCGGCGACCTGACCATTTACGCCAACGGGCCGCGTATCCACGAATTTTTAGGCGAAATGAACCAGGAAGTTCTCTCGAAATACGACTGCATGACGGTGGGCGAGGCCTTTGGGGTGGCGGCCGAACAGGCAAACCTGTACGTAGGCAGGGACCGGGGCGAGCTGAACATGATCTTCCACTTCGACCATGCCGTGCCGCGCGAAGAGGAGCGTTTCCTGGACCCGGCCCCCGAATTCCGGCTGTCGGAACTGCGGAAGATTTTTGATAAATGGGACAAAGCCGTTGGGCGGGAAGGCTGGAACAGCGTTTATTTCGGCAATCATGATAATCCCCGGATGGTCAGTCGGTTCGGCGACGAAGGGCCGCTGCGGGAAGTGTCGGCCAAGATGCTGGCGACGATTCTGCTGACCCAGCGCGGCACGCCGTACATTTTTCAGGGCGACGAAATCGGAATGAAAAACAGCGATTTTCGCTCGATTGACGAATACAACGACATTCAGGTCCGGAATGCCTGGAAGGCGCTGGTGGAAAGGGGCGGCGGTGATGCCGGACAGTTTCTGGCCGCCGCGAACCGCATCGCCCGCGACCATGCCCGCACGCCCATGCCCTGGGACGACGGCCCGATGGCGGGTTTTACAGACGGTCCGGCGACCTGGCTCAAGCTCAATCCTGATTTTGGGGAAATAAACGTCCGCAAAGCCGTTTCCGACCCTGAATCTGTCTGGCATTATTACCGCAAACTGATACAGCTCCGCAAACAGCACCCGGCGCTCATCTACGGCGATTACACCGACCTGAATCCGGTAAGCGACGAGGTGTTTGCCTACACCCGGACGCTGGACCGCGAAATCGTGCTGGTGGTGGTTAATTTCGTGGGGCAACCCGTTGAAATTGATCTGGGAGGAATCCTGGTGGCGGCGCAGAAAACGCTGCTCATGGCGAACTACCCCGTGGCGGCCGACGCCTCGCCGGAGTTAGCGTTTGCGCTGCGGCCGTTTGAGGCGCGGGTGTATCGGATTTGA
- a CDS encoding glycerol-3-phosphate dehydrogenase/oxidase — translation MTRPDQLHQAETQEFDVCIIGGGATGAGCLLDAQSRGLKAILIEKHDFASETSSKSTKLIHGGVRYLEQAVKQADLNQYHMVKKALRERITLIRNAPHLAHPLPLLTPCMSWTDGIYYTAGMKMYDALSGEFSLGKSEWLNKEETLARNPALTRRIHSSVLYYDGQLNDARYNYSLVKTALRYGAVALNHTEAMRFEKDAAGQLAVLHVRDRLTGRLLRVRARRFVNATGPFSDRIRLMANPEIPRRMRVSKGVHIIVPAEVMPSDTAILVPKTDDGRVVFIIPYNGKLMIGTTETETELGDSEPVVESAEVDYLIGYVNRYFETPITREQVIAGFAGLRPLLQANPNAESKELVRDHEVEVDKTSGLISILGGKWTTYRLMAQDTIDTCCELLGVPVKPCITDTIRLVGAEGYAEDFWKVLVSKYGLDEAVARHLNRQYGTESVDIARLMHEQPEWKEALSPQSPHTKAEVVFVVREEMAQTLKDVLARRFGLELTDWETTYRITETVAGLMADELGWSEARRTEAVREYHAEIEWFKKSAEIV, via the coding sequence ATGACCCGACCCGACCAACTTCACCAGGCTGAAACCCAGGAATTCGACGTGTGCATCATCGGCGGTGGGGCCACCGGGGCGGGCTGTCTGCTCGACGCCCAGAGCCGGGGCCTGAAAGCCATTCTGATCGAAAAGCACGACTTCGCCTCCGAGACCTCCAGCAAATCGACCAAGCTCATCCACGGCGGGGTGCGCTACCTCGAACAGGCCGTCAAGCAGGCGGACCTGAACCAGTATCACATGGTCAAAAAGGCGCTGCGCGAACGGATTACGCTGATTCGCAACGCTCCCCACCTGGCCCACCCGCTGCCGCTGCTGACGCCCTGCATGAGCTGGACCGACGGTATCTACTACACCGCCGGCATGAAAATGTACGACGCCCTTTCGGGCGAATTCAGCCTCGGGAAAAGCGAGTGGCTCAACAAGGAAGAGACCCTGGCCCGCAACCCGGCCCTGACCCGGCGCATTCACAGTTCGGTGCTGTATTACGACGGACAGCTCAACGACGCCCGCTACAACTATTCCCTCGTCAAAACCGCTCTGCGCTACGGGGCTGTGGCCCTCAACCACACCGAAGCCATGCGTTTTGAGAAGGACGCCGCGGGGCAACTGGCCGTGCTGCACGTCCGCGACCGATTGACGGGCCGCCTGCTGCGCGTCCGGGCGCGGCGGTTTGTCAACGCTACCGGCCCGTTCTCCGACCGCATCCGGCTCATGGCCAACCCCGAAATTCCCCGGCGCATGCGGGTCAGCAAAGGTGTCCACATCATCGTGCCGGCGGAGGTCATGCCGTCCGATACGGCCATTCTGGTGCCAAAAACCGACGACGGGCGCGTGGTGTTCATCATTCCCTACAACGGCAAATTAATGATTGGCACGACCGAAACGGAAACCGAACTGGGTGACTCGGAGCCGGTGGTCGAAAGTGCCGAGGTCGATTACCTGATTGGCTACGTGAACCGGTACTTCGAAACGCCGATCACCCGGGAGCAGGTCATCGCCGGTTTTGCCGGGCTGCGGCCGCTGCTGCAGGCCAACCCGAATGCGGAATCCAAAGAACTCGTCCGCGACCACGAGGTGGAAGTAGATAAAACCAGCGGCCTGATTTCCATTCTGGGGGGTAAGTGGACGACCTACCGGCTCATGGCGCAGGACACCATCGACACCTGCTGCGAACTGCTGGGCGTGCCCGTCAAACCCTGCATTACAGACACCATCCGGCTGGTCGGGGCGGAAGGCTACGCGGAGGATTTCTGGAAAGTACTGGTCAGCAAATACGGGCTGGACGAAGCCGTCGCCCGCCACCTGAACCGGCAGTACGGCACCGAAAGCGTGGACATCGCCCGGCTGATGCACGAGCAGCCGGAATGGAAAGAGGCCCTGTCGCCCCAATCCCCGCATACTAAAGCGGAGGTCGTGTTTGTGGTACGGGAAGAAATGGCCCAGACGCTCAAGGACGTGCTGGCCCGCCGTTTCGGGCTGGAACTCACCGACTGGGAAACCACCTACCGCATCACCGAAACCGTGGCCGGACTCATGGCCGACGAACTCGGCTGGTCCGAAGCCCGCCGCACCGAAGCCGTACGGGAATACCACGCGGAAATCGAGTGGTTCAAAAAATCAGCCGAAATCGTTTAA
- a CDS encoding LysR substrate-binding domain-containing protein, translated as MEDFRLKVFYSVARNRSFTKASGELFITQPAVTKHIKALEDSLGLRLFDRRGNTILLTQPGEVLFQYAAQIFRLYQEAQAELNSFKTQLTGSFRLGASTTIAQYLISPLLASFYEKFPQVTLSLLNGNTEQIEQAVLSREIDLGIVEGKKHSSGLKYTDFMQDELVAVVHTKSRFAHLNEISLGDLTSIPLVLRERGSGTLEVIESALRERGIRLSTLPVVMHLGSSESIKSFLEHANCLSFLSLWAVRKEVQAGELKIIRVRDFTIPRTFSFVHLQGQAEGLAVTFMTFARRHYNQQ; from the coding sequence ATGGAAGATTTTCGCCTGAAGGTTTTTTACAGCGTTGCGCGCAACCGGAGTTTCACCAAGGCGTCCGGAGAACTGTTTATCACCCAGCCTGCCGTCACCAAACACATCAAAGCCCTGGAGGATTCGCTCGGTCTCCGGCTGTTCGACCGGCGGGGGAACACCATTCTGCTGACCCAGCCCGGCGAGGTACTTTTTCAGTATGCGGCCCAGATTTTCCGACTTTATCAGGAAGCCCAGGCCGAACTGAACAGTTTCAAAACGCAGTTGACCGGCTCGTTCCGGCTGGGAGCCAGCACCACCATTGCGCAGTACCTGATCTCCCCGCTGCTGGCGTCGTTCTACGAAAAATTCCCGCAGGTGACGCTGAGCCTGCTCAACGGCAATACCGAGCAGATTGAGCAGGCCGTGCTCAGCCGGGAGATCGACCTGGGCATTGTGGAGGGCAAGAAACACAGTTCCGGCCTCAAATACACCGATTTTATGCAGGACGAACTGGTGGCCGTCGTGCACACCAAAAGCCGGTTTGCTCACCTGAACGAAATCTCGCTCGGCGACCTGACGAGCATTCCGCTGGTGCTGCGGGAACGGGGTTCGGGAACGCTGGAAGTGATTGAAAGCGCCCTGCGGGAACGGGGTATCCGACTGTCCACGCTGCCGGTGGTGATGCACCTGGGCAGTTCCGAAAGCATCAAGTCCTTTCTGGAACACGCCAACTGTCTTTCTTTTCTGTCGCTCTGGGCCGTCCGGAAGGAAGTCCAGGCCGGTGAACTGAAAATTATCCGGGTCCGGGATTTCACGATTCCGCGGACTTTCAGCTTTGTCCATCTGCAGGGGCAGGCCGAGGGACTGGCCGTCACGTTCATGACCTTTGCCCGGCGGCATTATAACCAGCAGTAA
- a CDS encoding TonB-dependent receptor, which translates to MKQTITRTVWALLLALTTAGAWAQTNLTGRVTDAGTKEGMPGVNIIVKGRSVGTTTDSKGRFQLNTTVPTPLTLVFSSVGYTAFEEVVNGSGEVNVELNESFVLADEVVVSASRVEESITKAAVTVEKLSARQFQQSPAATPFDALQNIKGVDLLTQSLSFKSVNIRGFGANNNNRFVQLTDGMDNRSPGLGFGFGTVAGVSDLDIESIEIIPGASSALYGPDALQGLMLTTSKNPFTYQGLSAQVKIGANNFGKDNFGPKLYTDVALRYAKQLGDRFAFKVNFQRLDGTDFVADDYSDRYHRGRDGFFTRESTRNNLATGIGYAGNNDPNTNFQYDGVNIYGDDFNNASAFRFPANHPVAALRNQLVTRTGYTEIDLLGNNGKVFNTRTNASLHYKVTDKIEASIGWYYGNGNFIRTAGFREYFPNYHRHQIKAELRGDNFFLRAYTTQQRAEGWNIGQTAVAINNAWKPLNTWAADFATAYAANGGNIGAARNTANAGRYAPGSAEFNRVRDLIAGTWTNETVEIAPGVRAPGRRFRDNSQMFHYEGMYNFKNQIKFAEIIAGASLRRFLLESGGTSFPRKPDGSEFTINEYGAYVQASKEIRVADVLTVKPTVAVRYDKNQYFKGGFTPRASAVVSIGQHNFRGSWQSAFRNPSPGQLLAFPARATDAGEVGGSEAAVTGANLIQNRPYFENDVQDFLAGRITEQQLRDRAYVADPNAFTTEKIRTWEVGYKTLLNNRLFVDAFLYRSRYTDFIAAQNMRQPLNGQIADLRQTSTFRTLQVNFNNFNEIFVNGWGLGLDYALGAGFTLGGNYARQVGFITSRDARGNINKNRAGEDIVKRRMSDPDVADFGRNFFISPENRYNVSFGNPRLKGTNLGFNVTYRWTDRTWVEQGTTAGDIWLPSWTSLDAQVSYRVPKLKSIVKLGGSNILNQYYAQGYGLARVGGLYYLSLTFDELGRL; encoded by the coding sequence ATGAAGCAGACCATTACCCGAACCGTCTGGGCGTTGCTGCTGGCGTTGACGACCGCCGGGGCCTGGGCACAGACTAACCTCACGGGCCGCGTGACCGACGCGGGTACGAAAGAAGGCATGCCCGGCGTGAACATCATCGTCAAAGGCCGGTCCGTGGGCACGACGACCGACTCCAAAGGGCGTTTTCAACTGAATACCACCGTTCCGACGCCGCTGACGCTGGTCTTCAGCTCGGTCGGCTACACCGCCTTTGAAGAGGTGGTGAACGGCTCCGGCGAGGTGAATGTCGAGCTGAACGAATCGTTTGTGCTGGCCGACGAGGTAGTTGTCTCGGCCAGCCGGGTGGAGGAAAGCATAACCAAAGCGGCCGTGACGGTCGAGAAACTCAGCGCCCGGCAGTTCCAGCAGTCGCCCGCCGCAACGCCGTTCGACGCCCTGCAGAATATCAAAGGCGTGGACCTGCTGACCCAGAGCCTCAGCTTTAAATCCGTGAACATCCGCGGGTTCGGGGCCAACAACAACAACCGTTTCGTGCAACTGACCGACGGCATGGACAACCGTTCGCCGGGCCTCGGCTTCGGCTTCGGCACGGTGGCGGGAGTTTCGGACCTCGACATTGAAAGCATCGAAATCATTCCCGGCGCGTCGTCGGCCCTCTACGGCCCGGACGCCCTGCAGGGGCTGATGCTGACCACCAGCAAAAACCCCTTCACGTACCAGGGACTCAGCGCGCAGGTGAAAATCGGCGCCAATAACTTTGGAAAAGACAATTTCGGGCCGAAGCTGTACACCGACGTAGCCCTTCGCTATGCCAAACAGCTCGGCGACCGCTTCGCGTTCAAGGTCAACTTCCAGCGCCTGGACGGGACGGATTTCGTCGCCGACGACTACAGCGACCGCTACCACCGGGGCCGCGACGGCTTTTTCACCCGCGAAAGCACGCGCAACAACCTCGCTACCGGCATCGGCTACGCGGGTAACAACGACCCGAATACTAATTTCCAGTACGATGGCGTCAATATTTACGGCGACGATTTCAACAACGCCAGCGCCTTCCGTTTTCCGGCAAACCACCCCGTGGCGGCGCTCCGGAACCAGCTCGTGACGCGCACCGGCTACACCGAGATCGACCTGCTGGGCAACAACGGCAAAGTCTTTAACACCCGCACTAACGCTTCGCTGCATTACAAAGTGACCGACAAGATCGAGGCGTCTATCGGCTGGTATTACGGAAACGGTAACTTCATCCGGACGGCCGGTTTTCGCGAATATTTCCCCAATTACCACCGCCACCAGATCAAAGCCGAACTGCGCGGTGACAACTTCTTCCTGCGGGCCTACACCACCCAGCAGCGCGCCGAGGGCTGGAATATCGGCCAGACCGCCGTCGCCATCAACAACGCCTGGAAGCCCCTGAACACCTGGGCGGCTGATTTCGCGACCGCTTACGCAGCCAATGGTGGCAACATCGGCGCCGCGCGGAATACGGCCAACGCGGGCCGTTACGCCCCCGGTTCGGCCGAGTTCAACCGGGTGCGCGACCTGATCGCCGGAACCTGGACCAACGAAACGGTGGAAATCGCGCCGGGCGTACGGGCACCGGGCCGCCGTTTCCGCGACAATTCGCAGATGTTCCACTACGAGGGCATGTACAACTTCAAGAATCAGATAAAATTTGCCGAAATTATTGCCGGGGCCAGCCTGCGCCGCTTCCTGCTCGAATCGGGCGGAACGTCGTTCCCGCGCAAACCGGACGGGTCAGAATTTACGATCAACGAATACGGGGCGTACGTCCAGGCTTCGAAGGAAATCCGCGTGGCCGATGTGCTGACCGTCAAGCCCACGGTGGCCGTTCGGTACGACAAGAACCAGTACTTCAAGGGCGGCTTTACGCCCCGCGCTTCGGCGGTGGTCAGCATCGGGCAGCACAATTTCCGCGGGTCGTGGCAGAGCGCCTTCCGCAACCCGTCGCCCGGCCAATTGCTGGCTTTCCCGGCCCGGGCCACGGATGCCGGGGAAGTGGGCGGCAGCGAGGCGGCCGTCACCGGCGCTAACCTGATCCAGAACCGGCCGTATTTCGAAAACGACGTGCAGGACTTCCTGGCGGGCCGGATTACCGAGCAGCAGCTCCGGGACCGCGCGTACGTGGCCGATCCGAACGCCTTTACGACCGAAAAAATCCGGACCTGGGAAGTGGGTTACAAAACGCTGCTGAACAACCGCCTGTTTGTGGATGCGTTCCTGTACCGGAGCCGCTACACCGACTTCATCGCCGCCCAGAACATGCGCCAGCCGCTGAACGGGCAGATTGCGGACCTGCGTCAGACCTCCACGTTTCGGACGTTGCAGGTGAATTTCAACAACTTCAACGAGATTTTTGTGAACGGCTGGGGACTCGGCCTCGATTATGCGCTGGGTGCCGGCTTTACGCTCGGTGGGAACTACGCCCGTCAGGTGGGCTTCATCACCTCCCGCGACGCGCGCGGCAACATCAACAAGAACCGGGCCGGTGAGGATATTGTGAAGCGCCGGATGAGCGACCCGGATGTGGCTGATTTTGGCCGGAACTTCTTTATTTCGCCCGAAAACCGCTACAATGTCTCTTTCGGAAATCCGCGCCTGAAAGGCACCAACCTGGGCTTCAACGTCACCTACCGCTGGACCGACCGGACCTGGGTGGAACAGGGCACAACGGCCGGAGATATCTGGCTGCCGAGCTGGACGAGCCTCGACGCGCAGGTATCGTACCGGGTGCCGAAGCTGAAATCCATCGTCAAACTGGGCGGCTCCAACATCCTCAACCAGTACTACGCCCAGGGCTACGGACTGGCGCGGGTTGGCGGGCTGTACTACCTCTCGCTGACGTTCGACGAGCTGGGACGGTTGTAA
- a CDS encoding LLM class flavin-dependent oxidoreductase encodes MLTEPIQSVAVRTPDRLAEVAWFDDLCGGDTEFLGVLDPTRRSSYEHCRDIMQTADRLGFGNILLPTSYIVGQEVIPFAGAMGPQTEQIHMLTAIRTGEYWPPMLARHIATLDHILKGRLTINIINSDLPGLKEDPDLRYKRCEETIEILKQAWTQDRIDFDGEIYQAHLKSTDPVKPYQQNGGPLLYFGGISEGSKDVCAKYCDVFLMWPEPEESIYATMQDMSARAAAYGRKIDFGLRVHVIVRKTEEEARAWAQHIMSKFDPERFNLKDRTQDSKSLGVLRQDAFREQSQDDYLEPLLWGGIGRARSGCGAAIVGTPEQVLQKLNRYMDMGIRAFVLSGYPLIEECERFGQHVLPHLPTAQLSVVQGRRPLEEPVTPLTTGALR; translated from the coding sequence ATGCTAACCGAACCCATCCAATCCGTTGCTGTTCGTACTCCCGACCGGCTGGCGGAAGTCGCCTGGTTTGACGACCTCTGCGGCGGTGATACGGAGTTTCTGGGCGTTCTCGACCCGACCCGCCGCAGCAGTTACGAACATTGCCGCGACATTATGCAGACCGCCGACCGGCTTGGTTTCGGCAATATTCTGCTGCCGACCTCCTACATTGTCGGCCAGGAAGTCATCCCGTTTGCCGGGGCGATGGGTCCGCAGACGGAGCAGATCCACATGCTGACGGCCATCCGGACGGGCGAATACTGGCCGCCGATGCTGGCCCGCCATATCGCCACGCTCGACCATATTCTGAAAGGCCGCCTGACGATCAACATCATCAATTCCGACCTGCCGGGCCTCAAAGAAGACCCGGACCTGCGGTATAAGCGCTGCGAAGAAACCATCGAAATTCTGAAGCAGGCCTGGACGCAGGATCGCATTGATTTCGACGGCGAAATTTACCAGGCCCACCTGAAATCGACCGATCCGGTGAAGCCTTACCAGCAGAACGGCGGGCCGCTGCTGTACTTCGGCGGTATCTCGGAGGGCTCCAAAGACGTTTGTGCCAAATACTGCGACGTGTTTCTGATGTGGCCCGAGCCGGAAGAAAGCATCTACGCCACCATGCAGGACATGAGCGCCCGCGCGGCGGCTTACGGCCGGAAAATCGACTTTGGCCTGCGGGTGCACGTGATTGTCCGCAAGACGGAGGAAGAGGCCCGCGCGTGGGCACAGCACATCATGTCGAAGTTCGACCCCGAACGCTTTAACCTGAAAGACCGGACGCAGGACAGCAAGTCGCTGGGCGTGCTCCGGCAGGACGCTTTCCGCGAGCAGTCGCAGGACGATTACCTCGAACCGCTGCTCTGGGGCGGCATCGGCCGGGCCCGGTCGGGCTGCGGCGCGGCGATTGTCGGAACGCCGGAACAGGTGCTCCAGAAGCTGAACCGCTACATGGACATGGGCATCCGGGCGTTCGTTCTGTCGGGCTACCCGCTGATCGAAGAATGTGAACGGTTTGGCCAGCACGTGCTGCCGCATTTGCCGACGGCGCAGTTGTCGGTCGTACAGGGCCGCCGACCGCTGGAAGAGCCGGTAACGCCGCTGACGACGGGTGCACTCCGGTGA
- the uvsE gene encoding UV DNA damage repair endonuclease UvsE, whose amino-acid sequence MNIGYACINLTLHEEGITSTRGMIKRTFQEKGIQYASQLALKNVEDLLRITNWNVENGIKIFRVTSDLFPWASEYKLPNLPDFPEIRNYLEEIGKKNIRLTVHPGPFNKLAGEGATLANTITDLEIHSEIFDLMGLSASHWNKINIHVGGAYGDKTETLKKFGRNFRLLSENLQKRLTVENDDKSGLYTIAELYPLHEDIGIPLVFDYFHHSLYPGHQTEQEAFEMAYSTWDVRPVFHYSDSRKENEDPACKREAHSDWVYGSINTYGKDIDIMLETKMKELSVMKYWEMAKIEL is encoded by the coding sequence ATGAATATTGGATACGCCTGCATCAATCTGACACTGCATGAGGAGGGAATTACGTCGACGCGAGGCATGATCAAACGCACGTTTCAGGAAAAAGGCATCCAGTACGCCTCCCAACTGGCGCTGAAGAATGTGGAAGACCTGCTGCGGATCACCAACTGGAACGTCGAAAACGGGATCAAAATCTTCCGCGTCACGTCCGATCTGTTCCCCTGGGCGTCGGAATACAAGCTGCCGAACCTGCCGGACTTTCCCGAAATCCGCAATTATCTGGAGGAAATCGGGAAAAAGAACATCCGCCTGACGGTGCATCCGGGCCCGTTCAACAAGCTGGCGGGCGAAGGCGCGACGCTGGCCAACACAATCACCGACCTCGAAATTCATTCCGAAATCTTCGACCTGATGGGCCTCTCCGCTTCGCACTGGAACAAAATCAACATCCACGTGGGCGGGGCGTACGGCGACAAAACGGAGACGCTGAAGAAATTCGGGCGCAACTTCCGGCTGCTTTCGGAGAATCTGCAAAAGCGGCTGACGGTCGAGAACGACGACAAATCCGGGCTGTATACCATCGCCGAACTGTATCCGCTGCACGAAGACATCGGCATTCCGCTGGTGTTCGACTACTTCCACCACAGCCTGTATCCCGGCCACCAGACCGAGCAGGAGGCGTTCGAAATGGCGTATTCGACCTGGGACGTGCGCCCCGTGTTTCATTATTCCGACTCCCGGAAAGAAAACGAAGACCCCGCCTGCAAGCGCGAAGCCCATTCTGACTGGGTCTACGGCTCCATCAACACCTACGGCAAAGACATCGACATCATGCTCGAAACCAAAATGAAGGAACTGTCCGTAATGAAGTATTGGGAAATGGCCAAAATAGAGTTATGA